Genomic window (Sphingomonas japonica):
GGGAGAGCATGAGGGCGAGGCGCTGGAAAGCGACGGCATGGTCACGGTCGAGCAACCGGGCGGCGGCGCCGACACGCGGATTTCGTGGCCTGGATGCCTGTCCGAGCCCGACGTCTCGCTGGTCCGTGTCGGCGACGCCGGGCTGGCGATCGACGCCGCCGCGGCGGGGCTGGGCCGCGCCACGGTTCCCGAACTGCTGGCACGCGGCGACATCGCCGACGCGAGGGTGGCGGTGGTCGGCGAGCCGAAGCCGTCTGCCAACGGATACTGGCTGGTCGCGCCGCTGCCGCAGTGGCGGCAGAAAAAGGTCAAGGTGCTGGTCGACATGCTGGCCAGCTGAGCCGGGGCAACTTGCCGAAGCAGCGGCGTTATGTTTGAATAATACACCGTATCGAGGAGGCTATGATGAGTCGCGACGTCCGCTTGTTTCCGCACCCGGTCTATGCCGCCAATCGCAAGTCGATCCGGGTGGCAGCGGCGCTGTGGCTGGTGCTGGGCGGGCTCGGCGCGCATCGCTTCTACCTCGGGCGTACGCTGAGCGGCGCGCTGCAGGCGATGTTGTTCGTGCTCGGCTGGGCGACGCTGATCATCGTCATCGGCGGGGTCGCGCTGGCGGCGTGGTTCCTGTGGTGGCTGGCCGACCTGGCGATGCTGCCGGGCATGGTGCGCGCGCATAATGGTGACCTTGCCGCGGCGATCGCCGCGCCCGATCCGGCGCGCGCGTCGTTCGGGCAGCACCGGCTCGCCCGCTGACCGACACGCCGGTTCTCGCCACGCGGCGACTGCGCCTGCGCGCGCTGCGCGGTGACGATGCCGATGCGCTGCACCCGATCCTGTCGGACGCAGCGCTGATGACATGGTGGTCGAGCGCGCCGCAGGCCAGCGTCGAGACGACGCGCGACTATATCACGCCGCGCGCCAGCGACGGGCCGTGGCGCAGCTGGGCGATCACGCTGGATGGCAGCGATACCGCGATCGGCTGGGTGTCTGCAGGGCTGCGGCGTGCGAAGGTGATCGAGCTCGGATATCTTCTCGGCCGGGCGCACTGGGGCGGGGGCATCGCGCGCGAGGCGGCGAGCGGGCTGCTCGACTATCTGTTCGAAGTCGAAGGCATGCGCCGCGTGTTCGCCGACATCGACCCCGACAATCGCGGTTCGGTGGCGCTGATCGAAGCGCTCGGCTTCAAGTTGGAAGGCGTGCTGCGCGAGGAATGGGAAACGCACATCGGCGTTCGCGACAGTGCGATCTATGGCCTGCTCGCGCGCGAATGGGCGCAGCGGCAGCACTAGATCGGCGCATCCGCGGTTGCCCTTGGCCCGCCAGCGGCTAGATAGGGCGCAACAATATTTCAGGAGAGCGACATGCGCACGATCGACCATCTGATCGTCGGCGGTGCGGGCGGCGGCGGTGGACGGACTTCACCGGTGTATGATCCGAATACCGGCAAGATCCAGGCAGAGGTCCGGCTCGGCGACCAGACCACACTCGACGCCGCGGTAGCCGCGGCACAGGCGGCGCAACCAGGCTGGGCGGCCACCAACCCGCAGCGACGCGCGCGGGTGATGTTCGAGTTCAAGCGGCTGGTCGAGGCCAATATGGACGAGCTCGCCGCGCTGCTTTCGTCCGAACATGGCAAGGTCATCGCCGATTCGAAGGGCGACGTTCAGCGCGGGCTGGAGGTGATCGAATTCTGCTGCGGCATCCCGCACGTGCTCAAGGGCGAATATACCCAGGGCGCGGGGCCGGGGATCGACGTCTATTCGATGCGCCAGCCGCTCGGCATTGGCGCGGGCATCACGCCGTTCAACTTTCCGGCGATGATCCCTCTATGGATGTCGGGGGTGGCGATCGCGACCGGCAACGCCTTCATCCTCAAGCCGAGCGAGCGCGACCCGTCGGTGCCGGTGCGGCTGGCCGAGCTGTTCCGTGAGGCCGGGTTGCCCGAGGGTATCCTCCAGGTCGTGCATGGCGACAAGGAGATGGTCGACGCGATCCTCGACCATCCGGCGATTGCGGCGGTGAGCTTCGTGGGAAGCTCGGACATCGCGCATTATGTCTATCGGCGCGGCGTCGCGGCGGGCAAGCGCGTGCAGGCGATGGGCGGGGCCAAGAATCACGGCATCGTCATGCCTGATGCCGATCTCGACCAGGTGGTGCACGACCTGTCGGGCGCGGCGTTCGGATCGGCGGGCGAGCGATGCATGGCGCTGCCGGTGGTGGTGCCGGTCGGCGAGGAGACCGCCGATCGCCTGCGCGAAAAGCTCATCCCGGCGATCGAGAAGCTGCGCGTCGGAGTCTCGACCGACAGCGAGGCGCATTACGGCCCGGTGGTGAACGCCGCGCACAAGCAGCGCATCGAGACCTGGATCCAGACCGGCGTCGACGAAGGCGCCGAACTGGTCGTCGACGGGCGCGGGTTCAGCTTGCAGGGGCATGAGGAAGGTTTCTTCGTCGGCCCGACGCTGTTCGACCGGGTCACGCCGGAGATGTCGGCGTACAAGGAGGAGATTTTCGGGCCGGTGCTGCAGATCGTGCGCGCGCCCGATTTCGAGACTGCGGTGCGGCTGCCGAGCGAGCATCAGTATGGCAATGGCGTCGCGATCTTCACCCGCAACGGCCACGCCGCGCGTGAATTCGCGGCGCGGGTCAATGTCGGAATGGTCGGGATCAACGTGCCGATCCCGGTGCCGGTCGCGTATCACACCTTCGGCGGATGGAAGCGCAGCGCGTTCGGCGACACCAACCAGCACGGCATGGAAGGCGTCAAGTTCTGGACCAAGGTCAAGACGGTGACGCAGCGCTGGCCGGATGGCGGGGTCGGCGACGCCGCCAACGCGTTCGTCATTCCGACGATGGGGTGAGGGCGTTGGCCGTTTCCGTCATTTCCGTCATCCTGACGAAGGTCAGGATCCAGAGTCGCTGGCGTGATCGCTTGCGGCTCTGGATCCCGGATCAAGTCCGGGATGACGGCTGGGGCGCAATGAGCGGCTCGAAGCCGAGGGTCTCGGCAAGGTCGTACCAGCGTGGATTATCCTGCTCGATCAGCGCGAGTTTCCAATCGCGTCGCCAATTCTTGACCTGCTTTTCGCGCAGGATCGCCGATGCCATCGTCTCGTGGACTTCAAACCAGACGAGTCGGTCGCAGCTATGTTTTGCGGTGAAGCCTTTGAAAGCCTTTGTACGATGCTGATGAATGCGCGCCATGAGGTCCGAGGTCACGCCGGTGTAGACCGTGCCGTTACGCTGGCTGGCGACGATATAGACGGTCGGGACCTTTTCCACATCGATAGGCTAATCAGGTTTTTCGGTTTCGTACTCCTGATTTTGGCTTTGGCAACCTTGGTGCCCGGCCCCGCCGCCGCGCAGAAGCGCATCGCGCTCACCTTCGACGACGTGCCGCGCGGGGCGGGGGCGTTCATGAGCGTCGAGGAGCGCGGCGCGCGATTGATCGCGGCGCTCGACGAGGCGGGCGTCGAACAGGCGGCGTTCTTCGTCAATCCGGGGTCGCTGGCCGATCCGGCGGTGGCCGGCGGCGAGACGCGCATCGCCGCCTATGTCCGGGCGGGGCATGTCATCGCCAATCACAGCTTCTCGCACCCCGCGCTTACCGATCTCAGCGCGGCCGAGTATCTCGCCAACATCGATCGCGCCGAGGAGTGGCTGAAGCGGCAGCCGGGACATCGGCCGTGGTTTCGCTTTCCGTTCCTGAACGAAGGCCGCGACGACAAGGCCAAGCGCGACGCGGTGCGGGCCGGGCTGGCGCAGCGCGGGCTCGCCAACGGCTATGTCACTGCCGACGCGTCGGACTGGCATATCGAGGCGCTGACGCTGGCGGCAAAGGCGGCGGGCAAGCCCATCGACATGGACGGCTTGCGCGACCTGTATGTCGAGAGCCATGTCGAGGCGGCCGAGTTCAACGAGGCGCTGGCGATCGAGACCGTCGGGCATCCGATCGCGCAGGTCATGCTGCTGCACGAGACGGATATTGCGGCACTGTACGTCGCCGATCTGGTCGCGGCGCTGAAGGCCAACGGCTGGACGATCATCACCGCCGACGCCGCCTATGCCGATCCGATCGCGGCGCGCGCGGCGGACGTCGATGTGCCGTCGGCGCAGGGAACGCTGACCGAGGCGATCGCCTGGGAGAAAGGATTGCCCGCGCCGCGTTGGTACGAGCGCAACGACACGCGCGTGCTCGACGCCCTGTTCGCGCAGCGCGTGCTGAAGGAGGAAGCTCCGTGATCCGCAGCCTTGCCATTCCAGCCTGCCTCGCGCTTGCGGCGTGCGGCGGAACTGCCCCCGAGGAGCCGCCAGTGCCCGAACCCACCGCCCAGCCGGACAGCGCGCAGCCGCAGAGCACGACGCAGCAGGGCACGTCGCCGATCATCGAGAACCAGGCGGCGCTCGATTTCGTGCCGCCAATGGCGAACGACGCTGCGCCCGCGCCCGCGCCTAGCGCCGAGCCCGATCGCGTCAATGCGGACGGCAGCCTGGCGGCGATCCCGGCGGCTTGGCGCGGACGCTGGGCCGGGCAGGGCGGGTCGTGCGCGGATTCTTCGGACCGCCGCCTCGATATCGAGGCCGACCGGCTGACCTTCTACGAATCGGTCGCGGTGCCGCAACGGATCGAGCGCGTGTCCGAGCGCGAGTTGCAGCTCGACCTGAGCTTCACCGGCGAAGGTCAGACATGGCAGCGGCGCACGATGCTGGTGATCGGCGACGACGGCCGCACGATGCGGCGCAGCGAGAAGGACACCCCGCTCATCACCTACACCAAATGTCCCGACGGAAGTGGCGCATGACCAATCAGTTCGACCTCACGGACGACCAGCGCGAGATCCAGGAGCTCGCGCGGCGTTTCACCGCTGACCGCATCACTCCGTTCGCGGCGGAATGGGACGAGAAGCACCTGTTTCCGCGCGACACGATCAAGGCGGCGGCGGAGCTTGGCTTTGCGGCGATCTACGTCTCCGAGGAGTCGGGCGGGATCGGTCTGGGGCGGCTCGAATCCGCGCTGATCATGGAAGCCATGGCCTATGGTTGCCCATCGACCAGCGCGTTCATTTCGATCCACAACATGGCGGCGTGGATGCTCGACCGGTTCGGGAGCCAAACGGTCAAGGAGAAGTATCTGCCGCGGCTCGTGGCGATGGACTGGATCGCGTCCTATTGCCTCACAGAACCGTCGTCGGGGTCCGACGCCGCCGCGCTCAAGACGCGCGCGGTGCGCGACGGCGACCATTATGTCGTGACTGGCAGCAAGCAGTTCATTTCCGGCGGCGGCGAGAACGAGCTGTATCTGGTGATGGTGCGCACCGGCGAGGACGGTCCGAAGGGCATTTCGTGCCTGGCGATCGAGAAGGACATGCCGGGCGTCAGTTTCGGTGCGAACGAGAAGAAGCTCGGCTGGCATTCGCAGCCGACGCGCCAGGTTATCCTCGAGGAGGTCCGCGTTCCGATCGAGAATCTGGTCGGCGGCGAGGGCGAGGGCTTTCGCATCGCGATGATGGGTCTCGACGGCGGGCGGCTCAACATCGGCGCGTGCTCGCTGGGCGGGGCGCAGCGCTGCCTCGACGAAAGCATCGCCTATACCAAGGATCGCCAGCAATTCGGCCAGCCGATCGCCGAGTTCCAGAATACGCAGTTCATGCTGGCCGACATGGCGACCGATCTGGAGGCGGCGCGCGCGCTGCTCTACGTCGCTGCGGCCAAGGTGACGGCGAACGCGCCCGACAAGACGCGGTTCGCGGCGATGGCCAAGCGGCTGGCGACCGATTCGGGATCGAAGATCGTCAACGACGCGCTGCAACTGCACGGCGGCTACGGCTATCTGCAGGACTATCCGATCGAACGCTTCTGGCGCGACCTGCGGGTGCATTCGATCCTGGAAGGAACCAACCAGGTGATGCGGATGATCGTCGGACGCGATCTGGTGCGGCAGGGATGACCGACGTCCTGATCGATACCGACGGCAAGGTCGGCCGCATTCGGCTCAACCGGCCCAAGGCGATCCATGCGCTGACGACGGCGATGTGCGAGGCGGTGGTCGACGCGCTCGAGGCGTGGCGGGACGATCTGGCGATCGAGGCGGTGCTGATCGACCATGCCGAGGGCCGCGGGTTCTGCGCGGGCGGCGACATCCGCATGATCGCCGAGAGCGGGGCCGGCGACGGAGCGGCGGCGCGCGCTTTCTTTCGCGCCGAGTACCGGATGAATCACCGGCTGTTCACCTATGCCAAGCCGATCGCCGCATTCATGGACGGGATCACGATGGGCGGCGGGGTCGGCATTTCGCAACCCGCCCGCTTCCGCGTCGCGACCGAGAACACCAAATTAGCGATGCCCGAAACCGGGATCGGGCTGTTCCCCGATGTCGGTGGCGGCTGGTATCTGTCGCGGCTGCCGGGTCGGATCGGGCAGTATCTGGCGCTGACCGGTGCAAGGCTCGATGGGGCGGAGTGTCTCGCGCTAGGCCTGGCGACGCATTATTGTCGTGCCGAAGCGCTCGATGACGCGAAGGCGCGGATCGCGGGCGATCCTCAGGCGATCGAAGAAATATTGGCGGAAGCGTCTTCCCCCGCGCCGGACGCCCGCATCCTGACGCACCGCGACGCGATCGACCG
Coding sequences:
- a CDS encoding TM2 domain-containing protein, yielding MSRDVRLFPHPVYAANRKSIRVAAALWLVLGGLGAHRFYLGRTLSGALQAMLFVLGWATLIIVIGGVALAAWFLWWLADLAMLPGMVRAHNGDLAAAIAAPDPARASFGQHRLAR
- a CDS encoding GNAT family N-acetyltransferase → MRALRGDDADALHPILSDAALMTWWSSAPQASVETTRDYITPRASDGPWRSWAITLDGSDTAIGWVSAGLRRAKVIELGYLLGRAHWGGGIAREAASGLLDYLFEVEGMRRVFADIDPDNRGSVALIEALGFKLEGVLREEWETHIGVRDSAIYGLLAREWAQRQH
- a CDS encoding CoA-acylating methylmalonate-semialdehyde dehydrogenase, translating into MRTIDHLIVGGAGGGGGRTSPVYDPNTGKIQAEVRLGDQTTLDAAVAAAQAAQPGWAATNPQRRARVMFEFKRLVEANMDELAALLSSEHGKVIADSKGDVQRGLEVIEFCCGIPHVLKGEYTQGAGPGIDVYSMRQPLGIGAGITPFNFPAMIPLWMSGVAIATGNAFILKPSERDPSVPVRLAELFREAGLPEGILQVVHGDKEMVDAILDHPAIAAVSFVGSSDIAHYVYRRGVAAGKRVQAMGGAKNHGIVMPDADLDQVVHDLSGAAFGSAGERCMALPVVVPVGEETADRLREKLIPAIEKLRVGVSTDSEAHYGPVVNAAHKQRIETWIQTGVDEGAELVVDGRGFSLQGHEEGFFVGPTLFDRVTPEMSAYKEEIFGPVLQIVRAPDFETAVRLPSEHQYGNGVAIFTRNGHAAREFAARVNVGMVGINVPIPVPVAYHTFGGWKRSAFGDTNQHGMEGVKFWTKVKTVTQRWPDGGVGDAANAFVIPTMG
- a CDS encoding GIY-YIG nuclease family protein, whose translation is MEKVPTVYIVASQRNGTVYTGVTSDLMARIHQHRTKAFKGFTAKHSCDRLVWFEVHETMASAILREKQVKNWRRDWKLALIEQDNPRWYDLAETLGFEPLIAPQPSSRT
- a CDS encoding polysaccharide deacetylase family protein produces the protein MPGPAAAQKRIALTFDDVPRGAGAFMSVEERGARLIAALDEAGVEQAAFFVNPGSLADPAVAGGETRIAAYVRAGHVIANHSFSHPALTDLSAAEYLANIDRAEEWLKRQPGHRPWFRFPFLNEGRDDKAKRDAVRAGLAQRGLANGYVTADASDWHIEALTLAAKAAGKPIDMDGLRDLYVESHVEAAEFNEALAIETVGHPIAQVMLLHETDIAALYVADLVAALKANGWTIITADAAYADPIAARAADVDVPSAQGTLTEAIAWEKGLPAPRWYERNDTRVLDALFAQRVLKEEAP
- a CDS encoding acyl-CoA dehydrogenase family protein — encoded protein: MTNQFDLTDDQREIQELARRFTADRITPFAAEWDEKHLFPRDTIKAAAELGFAAIYVSEESGGIGLGRLESALIMEAMAYGCPSTSAFISIHNMAAWMLDRFGSQTVKEKYLPRLVAMDWIASYCLTEPSSGSDAAALKTRAVRDGDHYVVTGSKQFISGGGENELYLVMVRTGEDGPKGISCLAIEKDMPGVSFGANEKKLGWHSQPTRQVILEEVRVPIENLVGGEGEGFRIAMMGLDGGRLNIGACSLGGAQRCLDESIAYTKDRQQFGQPIAEFQNTQFMLADMATDLEAARALLYVAAAKVTANAPDKTRFAAMAKRLATDSGSKIVNDALQLHGGYGYLQDYPIERFWRDLRVHSILEGTNQVMRMIVGRDLVRQG
- a CDS encoding enoyl-CoA hydratase/isomerase family protein translates to MTDVLIDTDGKVGRIRLNRPKAIHALTTAMCEAVVDALEAWRDDLAIEAVLIDHAEGRGFCAGGDIRMIAESGAGDGAAARAFFRAEYRMNHRLFTYAKPIAAFMDGITMGGGVGISQPARFRVATENTKLAMPETGIGLFPDVGGGWYLSRLPGRIGQYLALTGARLDGAECLALGLATHYCRAEALDDAKARIAGDPQAIEEILAEASSPAPDARILTHRDAIDRLFASDRLEDIYAALREDGGEWATQTLATLDTKSPQTMKVSLKLLLDGRTMPTFEDEMRQEFAVASHVVQRHDFIEGVRAVIVDKDNAPRWQPETPEDVTGHLIDQIFAPLPADQEWNP